From the genome of Mycobacteriales bacterium:
CGCGTACTGATCCGCGTCGGGGCTCTGGAAGGTGACGCCGAGCGCGTGCCCGCGCGGGATGATCGAGACCTTCCGGACCGGGTCGGCGCCGGGCGTGAGCATGCCCAGCAACGCGTGGCCGCCCTCGTGGTGCGCCGTACGCCGGCGCTCCTCGTCGGTGAGCATGATCTTGCGCGGGGTGCCGAGCACGACCTTCTCCAGCGCGTCGGTCAGGTCGCCCATCAGCACCTGGGTGTGGCCCCGGCGGGCGGCCGTCAGCGCGCCCTCGTTGATGAGGTTGCGCAGGTCCGCGCCGACCATGCCGGGTGTGGTCGCGGCCAGCGCGGCCAGGTCGACGTCCGGGCCGAGCGGCACCTTGCGGGTGTGCACCTCGAGGATCATCCGACGGCCGTCCTGGTCCGGCGGGCTGACCGCGACGCGGCGGTCGAACCGGCCCGGGCGCAGCAGCGCCGCGTCCAGCACGTCCGGCCGGTTGGTCGCGGCCAGCACGACCACGCCCTCGGTGCCGGTGAAGCCGTCCATCTCGGTGAGGATCTGGTTGAGCGTCTGCTCGCGCTCGTCGACGCCGCCGATGTTGCCACCGCCGCGGGCCCGGCCGATCGCGTCCAGCTCGTCGATGAAGATGATCGCCGGGGCGGCCTTCTTCGCCGTGTCGAACAGGTCGCGGACCCGGGACGCGCCGACGCCGACGATCATCTCGATGAACTCGGACGCCGACATGTGGAAGAACGGCACGTTGGCCTCGCCGGCGACCGCGCGGGCCAGCAGCGTCTTACCGGTGCCGGGCTCGCCGGACAGCAGCACGCCCTTGGGGATGGCCGCGCCCAGCGCGCGGTACTTCTCCGGGTGGCGCAGGAAGTCGACGATCTCGGCCAGCTCGGCCTTGACCTCGTCGATCCCGGCCACGTCGGCGAACGTCGTGCGTGGACCGTCCTCCGGCTCGTACAGCTTGGCCTTTGATCGGCCGATCCCGCCCAGGCCGCCGAGCCCGCCACCGGCCGCGGCCCGCCGCATGAACCAGATCAGCAGGCCGATGAACAGCAGGGTCGGGCCGAAGCCGACCAGGATCTGCTGCAACACCGACACCGAGTCGGCCGGCTTGGCGTTGACCGTGACGTTGTTGTCCAGCAGCAGCTGTGTCAGCCCGTCGTCGCCGAAGGACGGCCGCTCGGTCGTGAACGCGGTGACGTCCTTGGCGTCGCCGTCGTCCGGCGGGTACTTCGCGGCGTTGCGGAAGTCGCCCTCGATCGTGTCGCCGGTCGAGGTGACCTCGGTGACGTTCCCGGCCTGGACCTGCTCCCGGAAGAACGTGTACGACACCGTCGTCCGGGATGTGCCCATCAACGTCGAGGCGATGATCCAGTTCACGACCAGGGCCAGGGCGATCAGCCACCAGGTCCGGCGGAGGACCTTTCCCCAGTTCGGCTTGCCCGGGCTCGGCGGACCACCGCTGCCACCGGCCGCGCCCTCGACCTTCCAGGGCTGCCGGTCACCGGGCTGGTTGGCCGGCCGGTCGTTCTGCCGCGGCGGCCCGGCCGGGCGCGGCGGCGCTTCCGTCGCCCGCCCGGCGATCGCCTTCTCGCCAGGTTCGTTCGCTCGTTCCGCCACGCCCACCAGTCCCCTTCGTCGCCGTACATGCTGCCCAACGTCGCCGACCGCGCCGGTGTGCCCGCCGGAGGACCATCTCACCAGGACCCAGGGCAGATACTCAGCCCACTCACAGCCATGCTGAGGGAAGGTGCCCGGGTCCGGGGAGGTGCGCGGTGCGACTGCTGGTGGTCGAGGACGAGGTTCGGCTGGCCGCGGCGCTCAAGCGTGGGCTGCAGGCGGAGGGCTTCACCGTCGACATCGCCCACGACGGGGTCTCGGGCCTGCACCGGGCCCGCGAGGGCGCCAACGAGGGTGGGTACGCGGCGATCATCCTGGACATCATGCTGCCCGGGCTGTCCGGCTACCGGGTCTGCGAGCGGCTGCGGGCCGAGGGCAACTGGGTGCCGGTGCTCATGCTCTCGGCCAAGGACGGCGAGTACGACGAGGCCGACGGGCTCGACGTCGGCGCGGACGACTACCTGACCAAGCCGTTCTCGTACGTGGTGCTGGTGGCCCGGCTGCGGGCGCTGCTGCGCCGCGGCGCCCCGCCCCGCCCGGCCGTGCTGGCCGCCGGCGATCTGGCCCTGGACCCGGCGAAACACCAGGTCACCCGCGGTGACACCGAGATCGAGCTGACGCCGCGGGAGTTCTCGCTGCTGGAATACCTGCTGCGCCGGGCCGGCGAGGTCGTGCCCAAGATCGACATCCTGCGCAACGTCTGGGACCCGCACCACGAGGGCGACCTCAACGTCGTCGAGGTGTACGTCGGCTACCTGCGCCGCAAGATCGACGTTCCGTTCGGGCGCCGGGCGGTCCAGACCGTGCGCGGCGCCGGATACCGGCTCGCCGCCGACGGTGGTTAGGTCCTCCCTCCGCGTCGCGGCGCCGGCCCCGTCGGTCTCCCCGCCGGGTACCCCGAGCACGAAGACCGGGAGCGCTCCCCGGTGGCCCGGTTGGTCGCTGCGTGCCCGGCTCACGATCGTCGCGACCGTCCTGCTCGGGGTCGGGATCGTGGCCGGCGCGGTGCTGCTGGTCGTCACCGGCTCCCGGACCCTGCAGGCCGCGGTCGACTCGGGCGCACTGCAGAGCGCCCGCGAGGTCGCCGCGCTGGTCGACGCCCGCAGCCTGCCCAACCCGGTGCCGCAGGGCGGCGAGGGCACCGCGGCGATCCAGGTCGTCGACGCGCAGGGCCGGGTCCGGGCCGCGTCCACCGGCACCGACCAGCTGGTCCCGGTGCTGCGCCCGGCCGAGGTCGCGTCCGTACGGGCCGGGCGGCGGCTGGTCGTGCCCGGCTCCCGGCTGGGGCTGTCCGG
Proteins encoded in this window:
- a CDS encoding response regulator transcription factor, whose product is MRLLVVEDEVRLAAALKRGLQAEGFTVDIAHDGVSGLHRAREGANEGGYAAIILDIMLPGLSGYRVCERLRAEGNWVPVLMLSAKDGEYDEADGLDVGADDYLTKPFSYVVLVARLRALLRRGAPPRPAVLAAGDLALDPAKHQVTRGDTEIELTPREFSLLEYLLRRAGEVVPKIDILRNVWDPHHEGDLNVVEVYVGYLRRKIDVPFGRRAVQTVRGAGYRLAADGG
- the ftsH gene encoding ATP-dependent zinc metalloprotease FtsH — its product is MAERANEPGEKAIAGRATEAPPRPAGPPRQNDRPANQPGDRQPWKVEGAAGGSGGPPSPGKPNWGKVLRRTWWLIALALVVNWIIASTLMGTSRTTVSYTFFREQVQAGNVTEVTSTGDTIEGDFRNAAKYPPDDGDAKDVTAFTTERPSFGDDGLTQLLLDNNVTVNAKPADSVSVLQQILVGFGPTLLFIGLLIWFMRRAAAGGGLGGLGGIGRSKAKLYEPEDGPRTTFADVAGIDEVKAELAEIVDFLRHPEKYRALGAAIPKGVLLSGEPGTGKTLLARAVAGEANVPFFHMSASEFIEMIVGVGASRVRDLFDTAKKAAPAIIFIDELDAIGRARGGGNIGGVDEREQTLNQILTEMDGFTGTEGVVVLAATNRPDVLDAALLRPGRFDRRVAVSPPDQDGRRMILEVHTRKVPLGPDVDLAALAATTPGMVGADLRNLINEGALTAARRGHTQVLMGDLTDALEKVVLGTPRKIMLTDEERRRTAHHEGGHALLGMLTPGADPVRKVSIIPRGHALGVTFQSPDADQYAYSEVYLRGRIVGALGGMAAEEVVYGTTSTGAESDLDQVSRIARQMVGRWGMSPKVGPIAVLPAEGSQQPFFGDSNGPSQATRELVDEEVRRIVDECYVRAVQVLRDNRQRLEALADALLATETLDADAAYDAAGVPRTARPDFRPDRPETAAQVPALRDAQQAGS